A genome region from Thermomonospora amylolytica includes the following:
- a CDS encoding TetR/AcrR family transcriptional regulator: protein MRTVDPERHRQRRRQIIEAAVALFATKGLAKTTTAEICRAAGMSSGNLFHYFPSKQAIFYGMFELDRDEWDAALESALADPDPWAALMRVVDRIAAEAAHPLMPGLIVEILAQAHRDPELARLVAEADQRLFRGIAAIIERMRDQGLADPGLPPDVAARWVVVITDGFHTRGYAEPDRDRAAEVAVAKELIARTLRYTGPRTEDR from the coding sequence ATGCGCACCGTTGACCCAGAAAGGCACCGGCAGCGGCGGCGGCAGATCATCGAGGCCGCCGTGGCGCTGTTCGCGACCAAGGGACTGGCCAAGACGACCACCGCGGAGATCTGCCGGGCCGCCGGGATGAGCTCCGGCAACCTGTTCCACTACTTCCCGTCCAAGCAGGCGATCTTCTACGGGATGTTCGAGCTGGACCGGGACGAGTGGGACGCGGCGCTGGAGTCCGCGCTGGCCGACCCGGACCCGTGGGCGGCGCTGATGCGGGTGGTGGACCGGATCGCCGCCGAGGCCGCCCACCCGCTGATGCCGGGGCTGATCGTGGAGATCCTGGCGCAGGCGCACCGCGACCCCGAGCTGGCCCGGCTGGTCGCCGAGGCCGACCAGCGGCTGTTCCGGGGGATCGCCGCCATCATCGAACGGATGCGGGACCAGGGACTGGCCGACCCCGGGCTCCCGCCGGACGTCGCCGCCCGCTGGGTCGTGGTCATCACCGACGGCTTCCACACCCGCGGGTACGCCGAGCCGGACCGGGACCGCGCCGCGGAGGTCGCGGTGGCCAAGGAGCTGATCGCCCGGACCCTGCGCTATACGGGGCCGCGAACGGAGGACCGCTGA
- a CDS encoding lipase family protein, whose protein sequence is MSAVLAAASVAVAPAQAAVASTPGEDSFYTPPSSLNGRPGDVIRSRSSVFTLAPIIKTPYPGVKSWQVMYQTQSGTGEPIAVTGTVLVPTKAWTGGGDRPLVSYGVGTRGLGDDCAPSYTMSQGTDYEGLFITSALSQGWAVAITDMQGLGTPGMHTYEVGKAQGRAVLDMARAALKLEGTGLNARTPVGLMGYSQGGTSVGWAAQLAGSYAPELNLKGVAAGGVPADLIAVADHLDGNMALAFAFMAAVGFDAAYPELNLEGYLNDRGRQLLQKAQDVCLTSIDGVTTLIDTAFDDIADYVTTNPLETEVWRNRLNEHRLGSVRPGVPVLQYQGRIDNIIPYGQAATLRQDWCRLGANLTWRPDPIGTHVTGMVAYLPQATSFLADRFAGRPTSGNC, encoded by the coding sequence ATGAGCGCGGTCCTGGCGGCGGCGTCCGTGGCCGTCGCCCCGGCCCAGGCCGCGGTCGCGTCCACCCCCGGGGAGGACTCCTTCTACACGCCTCCCTCGTCGCTGAACGGGCGGCCCGGCGACGTCATCCGTTCGCGGTCGTCGGTCTTCACCCTCGCGCCGATCATCAAGACCCCGTACCCGGGCGTCAAGTCCTGGCAGGTGATGTACCAGACGCAGTCGGGCACCGGTGAGCCGATCGCGGTGACCGGCACCGTGCTCGTTCCGACCAAGGCGTGGACCGGCGGGGGCGACCGCCCGCTGGTGTCCTACGGCGTGGGCACCCGCGGCCTCGGCGACGACTGCGCCCCCTCGTACACCATGAGCCAGGGCACCGACTACGAGGGCCTGTTCATCACCAGCGCGCTCAGCCAGGGCTGGGCGGTCGCCATCACCGACATGCAGGGCCTCGGCACCCCCGGCATGCACACCTACGAGGTCGGCAAGGCCCAGGGCCGCGCCGTCCTCGACATGGCCCGCGCCGCGCTGAAGCTGGAGGGCACCGGCCTGAACGCGCGGACCCCGGTGGGCCTGATGGGCTACTCCCAGGGCGGCACCTCCGTCGGCTGGGCCGCGCAGCTCGCCGGCTCCTACGCCCCCGAGCTCAACCTCAAGGGCGTGGCGGCCGGCGGCGTCCCCGCCGACCTGATCGCGGTCGCCGACCACCTGGACGGCAACATGGCGCTGGCGTTCGCGTTCATGGCCGCCGTCGGGTTCGACGCCGCCTATCCGGAGCTGAACCTGGAGGGCTACCTCAACGACCGGGGCCGCCAGCTCCTGCAGAAGGCCCAGGACGTGTGCCTGACCAGCATCGACGGCGTCACCACCCTGATCGACACCGCGTTCGACGACATCGCCGACTACGTGACGACCAACCCGCTGGAGACCGAGGTCTGGCGGAACCGGCTGAACGAGCACAGGCTCGGCTCCGTCCGGCCCGGCGTCCCGGTGCTGCAGTACCAGGGCCGGATCGACAACATCATCCCCTACGGCCAGGCGGCGACCCTGCGTCAGGACTGGTGCCGGCTGGGCGCCAACCTCACCTGGCGGCCCGACCCCATCGGCACCCACGTGACGGGCATGGTGGCCTACCTGCCGCAGGCCACGTCCTTCCTGGCGGACCGTTTCGCGGGCCGGCCGACCTCGGGCAACTGCTGA